ACGCGCCTCGCGCGTGGCGTTCGAGCGCCTCGGCCCAGCGCTCGTCGACCCACGCCTGGATTGCGGCCTCAGCCTCCGCGTCGAGGCCCTTGAACCGCGACTGCGCCTTCAGGTACTCGCCGACAGGCGTCAGCGCCGCACCGGCCTTCGCGAGGGCCGCGCTCCGGCCGGTGAGCCGGAAGACGCCGTGCTCGACCTCGTACAGCACCACGATGCCGCTTTCGACGGCCAGCTTCCCGAGGCGCACCGAAAGTGCGGGGTCGAAGCCCCACCCGCTCGGGCACGGCGTGTGCATGTGGACGTAGCGCAAACCGCGCATCGCGCGCGCTTTCGCGACCTTGTCGTACACGTCGGTCGGGAACGCTGCGCTCGTCACGGCGACGTACGGGACGCGATGGGCCTCCATGATGCGCGGAACGTCCTTCGGGTTCTCCCGCTTGCCCGACCAGGTCGTGGTCGTGCGTGCGCCGGAAGGCGTCGAGCCGGATCGCTGCGTCCCGGTGTTCATGTACGCCTCGTTGTCGTAGCACAGGTAGATGAGGTCCTCGTTGCGTTCGGCCGCGCCAGACAGCGCCTGGATGCCGATGTCGGCCGTGCCGCCGTCGCCTGCCATCGCGAGAACCGCCATCTCGTCGCCGCGCCCGGTCGCGCGCAGCCCCGCGGCGATGCCCGCCGCCACTGCCGCCGTCGACGGGAACGCGCAATTCACCCACGGCATGCGGACCGAGGACACCGGGTACATGCCGCCGAGCACCGTCAGACAGCTCGCCGGCACGGTCATGACGGCCCGCCCTTCGAGCGCCTTGGTGATGGCCCGCAGACCGATGCCGAGCCCGCAGCCAGCGCACGCTCGGTTGCCGGGCAGCACCCGCTCTTCGACGGGAAGCTCGGTGATGCGCGTCATCGCACTCCCTCCTGAAGACGACCGACCCAGGCAGTCGCGCGGTCCACGACGCCGGCACGCGCGTCGATGAGCGCCCGCCGCACCTCGTCTGCGAGCGCTTCGGGCGTGACGTCGCGTCCGCCGAGCCCGCAGACCGCGCCGTACACCGCAGGTGAGCCTGCCGCGCCGTGAAGCGCCGCCTTGAGGTCCGTCGCGATCGGGCCTGCGTAGCCGTACGACAGCGCCTTGTCGAACACGAGCGCTGCGCGCGCATCCGAAAGCCGTTCTCGGACCGCCTCGGCCGGGAACGGGCGGTAGCAGCGGATGCCGAGCACGCCTGCAGCCACGCCGTCGCTGCGAAGCGTGTCTGCCACAAGGGTGAGCTGCGTGACGAGCGAGCCCGCGGCGACCAGCACGATCTCGGCGTCCTCAAGCCGATGCTCGACGAGAAGCCCGCCGGTGCGACGGCCGATGGCGCGTCCCCACGCTTCCGCGGCTTCCTGCACGACGTCGGCGGCAGCCAGCAGCGCTTCGTGATGGGCGGCTCGAAGCTCCATGTAGCCGCCGCGCAGCACGCCGTCTGCATCGCGCCGCGGATCGGCGATGACGACAGGGCCGATGTTGCGCGGGTCGTCTGGGGCGATGACCTGCAGCGGAGCGGGCCGTGGCGGCAGGAACGCATCGACTGCCGCAGCGTCCGGGACGTCGACCGGCATCGCCGTGTGCGAGAGCAAGAATCCGTCGTAGCAGACCATCACGGGCAGATTCGTCCGCTCGGCGACCCAGTAGGCCTGGACGACCGTATCGAGGATCTCTTGGTTGTCGCGGCAGTGCAGCTGCACCCAGCCAGCGTCGCGGACGCTCATCGAGTCCTGCTGGTCGTTGAGCACGTTCCACGGCGCGGCGAGCGAGCGGTTGGCGACGCACATCACGATCGGAAGGCGGGCGCCTGCGGCCCACCAGATCTGCTCGGTCATGTACGCAAGGCCGTTGGAGGAAGTCGCTGTGAACGCACGGGCGCCGGCCGTCGACGCGCCGATGCACACCGACATCGCCGAGTGCTCCGACTCGACGGCGATGAACTCGGCCGGCATCTCGCCCGATTCGACCCACGACGAGAGCGTCTCCACGACGGGCGACTGCGGGGTGATCGGGTAGGCAGCGACCACCTGGGCGCGAGCGAGCCGTGCGCCCCACGCGGCCGACTCGTTGCCGGTGAGGATGCGCTTC
The Parvivirga hydrogeniphila genome window above contains:
- a CDS encoding transketolase C-terminal domain-containing protein, with the translated sequence MTKRILTGNESAAWGARLARAQVVAAYPITPQSPVVETLSSWVESGEMPAEFIAVESEHSAMSVCIGASTAGARAFTATSSNGLAYMTEQIWWAAGARLPIVMCVANRSLAAPWNVLNDQQDSMSVRDAGWVQLHCRDNQEILDTVVQAYWVAERTNLPVMVCYDGFLLSHTAMPVDVPDAAAVDAFLPPRPAPLQVIAPDDPRNIGPVVIADPRRDADGVLRGGYMELRAAHHEALLAAADVVQEAAEAWGRAIGRRTGGLLVEHRLEDAEIVLVAAGSLVTQLTLVADTLRSDGVAAGVLGIRCYRPFPAEAVRERLSDARAALVFDKALSYGYAGPIATDLKAALHGAAGSPAVYGAVCGLGGRDVTPEALADEVRRALIDARAGVVDRATAWVGRLQEGVR
- a CDS encoding thiamine pyrophosphate-dependent enzyme; its protein translation is MTRITELPVEERVLPGNRACAGCGLGIGLRAITKALEGRAVMTVPASCLTVLGGMYPVSSVRMPWVNCAFPSTAAVAAGIAAGLRATGRGDEMAVLAMAGDGGTADIGIQALSGAAERNEDLIYLCYDNEAYMNTGTQRSGSTPSGARTTTTWSGKRENPKDVPRIMEAHRVPYVAVTSAAFPTDVYDKVAKARAMRGLRYVHMHTPCPSGWGFDPALSVRLGKLAVESGIVVLYEVEHGVFRLTGRSAALAKAGAALTPVGEYLKAQSRFKGLDAEAEAAIQAWVDERWAEALERHARGA